In a genomic window of Thermogemmata fonticola:
- a CDS encoding DUF58 domain-containing protein, with translation MPMISQSYLQADILARAEALGLKARRIVEGLRVGDHKSPYKGFSVEFVQHREYVPGDDIRHIDWKSYARSDRYTIKQYEQETNFIAHLLLDASNSMRYGFGLTNKLEYAKLLAASLSYLILRQRDSVSLRVFNTEVEAELPPSSQFGHLNSITRTLEEIQPREGTSIGPLLDRLADQVSRRGIVILISDCLEESLEPILSGLRHLRFRGHEVILFHILHHDEVEFPLYGNLRFIALEGTEELLTRPHLIRPAYLRIVQQYLQDIRKGCDGSGVDYVQMFTHRSLGNALAEYLVRRLKK, from the coding sequence ATGCCCATGATTAGCCAAAGCTATTTGCAAGCGGATATTCTCGCCCGTGCGGAAGCCCTGGGCTTGAAAGCGCGGCGGATCGTCGAAGGCCTCCGCGTCGGCGACCACAAAAGCCCGTACAAGGGCTTCTCCGTCGAATTCGTCCAGCACCGGGAATACGTCCCCGGCGACGACATCCGCCACATCGACTGGAAAAGCTACGCCCGCAGCGACCGCTACACCATCAAGCAGTACGAACAGGAGACGAACTTCATCGCTCATCTGCTGTTGGACGCTTCCAACTCGATGCGCTACGGTTTCGGACTGACCAACAAGTTGGAGTACGCCAAGCTGTTGGCCGCCTCCCTAAGCTACTTGATTCTGCGGCAGCGGGACTCGGTCAGTCTGCGTGTGTTCAACACGGAGGTAGAAGCGGAGCTGCCGCCGAGCAGCCAGTTTGGACACCTCAACAGCATCACGCGAACGTTGGAGGAGATTCAGCCGCGGGAGGGCACCAGCATCGGGCCGCTGTTGGACCGCCTGGCCGATCAAGTCAGCCGCCGCGGCATCGTCATCCTCATCTCCGATTGCCTGGAAGAGTCGCTCGAACCGATCCTCTCCGGCTTGCGCCATCTCCGCTTCCGCGGGCATGAGGTGATCCTCTTCCACATTCTGCACCACGATGAAGTGGAGTTTCCCCTCTACGGCAACCTCCGCTTCATCGCCCTGGAAGGAACGGAGGAGTTGCTCACCCGCCCGCATTTGATCCGCCCGGCTTACCTGCGAATCGTGCAGCAGTATTTGCAGGACATTCGCAAAGGATGTGACGGCAGCGGGGTCGATTACGTGCAGATGTTCACCCATCGTTCCCTGGGCAATGCTTTGGCGGAGTACCTGGTCCGGCGCTTGAAAAAGTGA
- a CDS encoding BatA domain-containing protein has product MQFAAPMMLAGAAAISIPIVLHLFYRARYKPLPWAPMHFLRQAIEQTSRRLRFQEWLLLLLRCLAIVLLALALARPGWSGSSMSSRGQAVDAVFLVDVSYSMGAMDGEVRRLDRAKEAAQAVLDTLPPLSSIQVVTFADRAWWVGPQQRYNWDQARQLLQGLEPTALSTDLLPGLEAALEAAQSGTAAAKEFYIFTDLQRLGWERQAEALRSKMEELRQLGSVVVVHCAHPQRRPANVTVESVQWVGTIPHTRTRVPFTLLLRNSGQVPVRGLRVALEIDDRSVEKDAVQLDQIEPGQTYPVTLTGGLEEAGVRLIQARIQGDDLPGDNLHLTTLLVRDKVRVLLVDGTPNPDDPLQAGDHFVRTALNPTGNPDYFIETESVGAVEAGPRHLDGKDAVYLLNAPLRSPENPVRGLSPEFLDELARFVQRGGGLIIAAGDHVDPKQYTEVLGPSGRDLLPLPLKGYHLTSEKKPYRLSAPSVAADSFLADFRKPGYAEALERLALFRMLAVEEPGPGRVLIRDTDGRPYLLQRRLGAGEVLLITSSLDERWCNFSADPGSFHVPLAMLTIKHLTGLKQPGGVLTAGETLTWVLPPTVQTEAWDLLLPPRPGQHETERVTVPLQKDANGQRFLSWNDTFQAGVYRFVPRGLSADTTTEMTATFAVNPDLREATSLVLASAEEISQWLGFSPAIIPAGSDTAAAVTQLRIRGEWTEYFLVGLLLLLVAESAWAWLCGRAW; this is encoded by the coding sequence ATGCAATTTGCTGCTCCGATGATGCTGGCGGGCGCCGCCGCAATCAGCATTCCGATTGTGCTGCACCTGTTCTACCGGGCGCGCTACAAGCCGCTGCCCTGGGCGCCGATGCACTTTCTGCGCCAAGCGATCGAGCAGACCAGCCGCCGCCTGCGCTTCCAGGAATGGCTGCTGTTGCTCCTGCGCTGCCTGGCTATTGTGCTGCTGGCCCTGGCGCTGGCTCGGCCCGGTTGGAGCGGCTCGTCGATGAGCAGCCGGGGCCAGGCCGTGGACGCCGTCTTCCTCGTCGATGTCTCCTACAGCATGGGGGCGATGGATGGCGAAGTCCGCCGCTTGGACCGAGCCAAGGAAGCGGCTCAAGCCGTGCTGGACACGTTGCCGCCGCTTTCCTCCATCCAGGTGGTGACGTTCGCCGATCGGGCCTGGTGGGTTGGCCCGCAACAGCGGTACAACTGGGATCAAGCCCGTCAGCTTTTGCAAGGATTAGAACCGACGGCTTTAAGCACCGATCTTCTCCCCGGCCTGGAAGCGGCTCTGGAGGCGGCTCAAAGCGGCACGGCGGCAGCCAAGGAGTTCTACATCTTCACGGACTTGCAACGCCTCGGCTGGGAACGGCAGGCGGAAGCCTTGCGCAGCAAAATGGAAGAACTCCGGCAGCTCGGCTCCGTCGTGGTGGTCCATTGTGCCCATCCTCAGCGGCGCCCCGCCAATGTTACCGTCGAAAGCGTGCAATGGGTCGGGACGATTCCTCACACGCGTACCCGCGTCCCCTTTACGCTCCTGCTGCGCAACAGCGGCCAGGTGCCGGTGCGCGGCCTGCGTGTCGCCCTGGAGATCGACGACCGGTCCGTGGAAAAAGACGCCGTGCAACTCGATCAGATCGAACCCGGCCAGACTTACCCGGTGACGCTGACCGGCGGGCTGGAAGAAGCCGGGGTGCGCCTGATCCAAGCCCGGATCCAAGGCGATGACCTACCCGGCGACAACCTCCATCTGACGACCCTGCTCGTGCGGGACAAGGTCCGCGTGCTCCTGGTGGATGGCACGCCCAATCCCGACGATCCCCTGCAAGCGGGGGACCACTTCGTGCGGACCGCTCTCAATCCCACGGGCAACCCGGATTACTTCATCGAGACGGAATCGGTGGGGGCGGTTGAGGCCGGGCCGCGCCACCTGGACGGCAAGGATGCGGTCTATCTGCTCAATGCCCCGCTGCGCTCGCCGGAGAACCCGGTGCGCGGCCTGAGTCCGGAATTTCTGGACGAATTGGCCCGTTTCGTCCAGCGCGGCGGGGGCTTGATCATCGCGGCGGGGGACCATGTCGACCCGAAGCAGTACACCGAGGTGCTGGGACCGTCAGGCCGGGACCTGCTCCCTCTGCCGCTCAAGGGATACCACCTTACGTCGGAGAAGAAGCCGTATCGTTTGTCCGCTCCGTCCGTGGCCGCGGATTCCTTCCTGGCGGACTTCCGCAAGCCGGGTTACGCCGAAGCTCTGGAACGCCTCGCCCTCTTCCGCATGCTCGCGGTCGAGGAACCGGGACCAGGCCGGGTATTGATCCGTGACACCGACGGCCGCCCCTATCTGCTCCAGCGCCGCCTCGGCGCAGGCGAAGTCCTCCTCATCACCAGCTCCCTGGACGAGCGCTGGTGCAACTTCTCTGCGGACCCCGGTTCCTTCCACGTTCCCTTGGCCATGCTAACGATCAAACACCTGACCGGTCTCAAACAACCGGGCGGCGTGCTCACGGCGGGGGAAACTTTGACCTGGGTCCTGCCTCCGACTGTCCAAACGGAAGCGTGGGACCTCCTCCTGCCGCCCCGGCCCGGACAGCATGAGACGGAACGCGTCACTGTGCCGCTGCAAAAGGACGCCAACGGCCAGCGCTTCCTGAGTTGGAATGATACCTTCCAAGCGGGGGTGTACCGCTTCGTACCTCGCGGGCTATCCGCGGATACCACGACGGAGATGACCGCAACTTTTGCCGTCAATCCGGACCTGCGGGAAGCCACGTCCCTGGTCTTGGCCAGTGCGGAGGAGATCAGCCAATGGCTGGGCTTTTCCCCGGCCATCATTCCGGCGGGATCAGATACGGCAGCGGCTGTGACCCAACTGCGCATCCGCGGCGAATGGACGGAATACTTCCTCGTGGGACTGTTGCTGCTGTTGGTGGCGGAGTCGGCTTGGGCGTGGCTGTGCGGGCGGGCCTGGTGA